In Campylobacter sp., the DNA window TGGCGCTGCCCTCGTCCACGCAGCTGTGGTAGTATTGATTTAACATGACGTTTTCGACGGCCGTTAGATAGGGGATTAAATGAAACTGCTGAAACACGAGGCCGATCTTTTTGCGGCGAAATTCTAAAATTTGCTCGTCGTTTAGCGCGCTCGCGTCGGCTCCGCCTAGGATATATCTGCCCGCGGTGGGGGTGTCCATCAGGCTTAGGATATTTACCAGCGTACTTTTGCCGCTGCCGCTTGGGCCCATTATGCTGACCCACTCGCCGCTTAAAACGTCGAAGCTGATATTATCGAGAGCCTTGACCTCGCCGAAGTATTTGCAGATGCCTTCAAATTTTAAAATTTCCATGTCATTCCCTTAATAGATTCGCTAAATTCGGATTCAGCGCCTTTTTGATCGGATAGTAGCTTGCCGCGAGCGCAAAAATCAGGCTCAGCGCGACCGCTGCAAAGAGGCTAATTAGCCTAAAATCCACGCTGCTTGAAAATATCAGATGCCCCAGCAAGATCGCGAGCAGGTATCCCACGAATACTCCAGCTAGCGAGCCTGCGACGCAGACGGTTAAAATTTCGCTCAGGATCAGGTGGAGCAAATTTTGTTTGCTCGCGCCGATTGCGCGGATGAGCGCGAACTCTTTGATACGCGAAAGCAGGATCGAGCTAAGGCTCGTGTTGATGCAGACCGAGGTGATTAGAAGGATCGTAATGCCGATAAGAAGCATCAAAAGCTTGATTTTGTTTAAGATGATGCCCTGGGTCTTGGATACCTTGCCGATCGGCGCGAAGCTCATCTGCGCATCGCTTAGGCTTTTTGAAATTTCGCTTAGCTGCTTAAAATCGCCGCTTACGATCGCTTCGGCGTAATTTACCTGCGCAGGCTGATTTAAAATTTTTTGCGCCAGCGGCAGCGAGATTAGCAGCATGCCGTCCTCTTTCTGCCCGTCATAGACGATGCCTTTTATCTTAACTTTGCTCGTTTCGTTTGAGCCGAGCGGCGTGATCTCGATACTGTCGCCGAGCTTCGCGCCCAAAAGCTTGGCGAGATCTTGGCCGATGAGCGCGTTTTTATCGTCGAAATCCACGCCGATAAACGAGCCCTCTTTGAGATCCAAAAACGGCATCGTATCGCGCAGAGAGGAGAAATTTACTCCCATGATGATGCCTGAGTTTACGCCTAAATTTGCGCTACCGAAAAGGTATTTATTCGCGCTTTTTAGAGCTGGAATTTTGGCAAATTTTGCATCGAGTGCCGCTTCGTCCATATGGGAATTTTCTAAATTTGCGGGGCTTACGATTAAATTTGCGCCGTAGCTGTTTAACTCGCTGGCGACCTTTTTATCGATGTCGGCGTAGATATTTACGAACGCCGCGCAAACCGCGCTGCCTAGCATGATCGCGACGAAAATCACGAAGCTGCGAATGCCGCTGTTGATGATACTTTTAAAGATCGCGCCTCTGAAAAACGCTCCGTTATTTCCTACCATAAAGCACCTCCGCAGGCAGCAGCTTGATCACTCCGCGTAGCGGCAAAATCGAGCCGATAATGCAAATAAGAAGTCCAAAGACGATGCTAAGCGGAAAGACCATCAGCGATACGCCGATAAAGGAGCCAAAAATTTGATACGCGATCGCCCAGCTAAGCGCGTAGCCCACAACTGCGCCCACGAGCGAGCTAAGTATGCAGATGACGAAAATTTCGGCGGCGAACTGGATATAGATCATAAAATTGCTCGCTCCCAGCGCCTTAAGCAAGCCGATCTCCTTTTTGCGCTTGTAAATTTCGCTGCTTAGCAGGCTCGTGATGCAGATGCTTGAGATTAGCAGCGATAGAATGCTTACGACGCCCATTAAATTTTGAATCTTCTTCGTGATGCCGCTTTGAGCTTCGCTGA includes these proteins:
- a CDS encoding FtsX-like permease family protein; its protein translation is MVGNNGAFFRGAIFKSIINSGIRSFVIFVAIMLGSAVCAAFVNIYADIDKKVASELNSYGANLIVSPANLENSHMDEAALDAKFAKIPALKSANKYLFGSANLGVNSGIIMGVNFSSLRDTMPFLDLKEGSFIGVDFDDKNALIGQDLAKLLGAKLGDSIEITPLGSNETSKVKIKGIVYDGQKEDGMLLISLPLAQKILNQPAQVNYAEAIVSGDFKQLSEISKSLSDAQMSFAPIGKVSKTQGIILNKIKLLMLLIGITILLITSVCINTSLSSILLSRIKEFALIRAIGASKQNLLHLILSEILTVCVAGSLAGVFVGYLLAILLGHLIFSSSVDFRLISLFAAVALSLIFALAASYYPIKKALNPNLANLLRE